A stretch of Bacillus pseudomycoides DNA encodes these proteins:
- a CDS encoding DUF3981 domain-containing protein, which translates to MKFLVLAILTLFLIPWTRGGKALRTVDKEGSEKVIRRKTAPILVIPILLWIGIAIYEYFWLIDDRVDSILTHYSVVIAVLIGVVLVSQEKRGRLEVKLKAVVMLALLAPYGYFGYLHDIVISQNKYDSVVKVEKDISEPFTENDQPFTVPPKTAGNKMKKVFGDIPKVAYFELGELTPQMVNGEALYVAPIEVSGFFKARKAETIPGYVTMSGTNPDAEAKLHLGYKMKYVPSMFFGNKLERVVRKAEPNLIFKGKPKFEVDDKGKPYYTMTYGEFISGRSGFEVQGVVVVDAQTGDVKRYDKGQAPKFIDGVLNHETASTLNTYFGKFIHGFWNTKFSQSDVKIPTEWGTKEGVTPIFGKDGKLYYFTDFTSPKEGVDSALGYSLVDARTGKLYYYNGKEVKGIMDGSAATEVVDNSFKREKWHGTMPVIYNVYGKPSWIVPVIDDGGLVRAHTVIYASNAKVFATGSTQKEALEKYKSVLTGSGDSFRPTSSGKEAQKEGIVQRVYKEKSGENTIVFVLLENEQKVFMISAKDFPYAMFTEVGDPIQITYLDTGETMSSVSKFANGNLKK; encoded by the coding sequence ATTAAATTTTTAGTTTTAGCCATTCTCACGTTGTTTTTGATTCCATGGACAAGGGGAGGTAAGGCACTTCGTACGGTGGATAAAGAAGGATCTGAGAAAGTTATAAGGAGAAAGACAGCACCGATTTTAGTTATTCCAATTCTGCTTTGGATTGGTATTGCAATCTATGAATACTTTTGGTTAATTGATGACCGCGTGGACTCGATTCTTACGCATTATTCGGTCGTAATTGCAGTATTAATTGGAGTAGTCCTTGTCTCTCAAGAGAAGAGAGGGAGATTAGAAGTTAAGTTGAAAGCGGTAGTGATGCTTGCTTTACTCGCACCTTACGGCTATTTTGGTTACTTGCATGATATAGTAATCTCGCAAAATAAATATGATTCTGTTGTGAAAGTAGAAAAAGATATTTCAGAGCCATTTACGGAAAACGACCAACCGTTTACTGTTCCTCCGAAAACGGCAGGAAATAAGATGAAAAAGGTATTTGGGGATATTCCAAAAGTGGCTTATTTTGAATTAGGAGAGCTTACACCACAAATGGTGAATGGAGAAGCGTTATATGTCGCGCCAATCGAAGTTTCGGGGTTCTTTAAAGCACGTAAGGCTGAAACAATTCCAGGCTATGTGACGATGTCAGGTACAAATCCTGATGCGGAAGCGAAATTACATCTTGGTTATAAAATGAAATATGTACCAAGTATGTTTTTCGGTAATAAATTGGAACGAGTTGTTCGAAAAGCAGAACCAAACCTTATCTTTAAGGGGAAACCGAAGTTTGAAGTAGATGATAAAGGAAAACCATATTATACAATGACATATGGAGAGTTTATTTCAGGTCGATCTGGATTTGAAGTACAAGGTGTTGTTGTTGTAGATGCACAAACAGGTGATGTGAAAAGATATGATAAGGGGCAAGCGCCTAAGTTTATTGATGGTGTCTTAAATCATGAAACAGCATCAACATTAAATACGTATTTTGGTAAGTTCATACATGGTTTTTGGAACACGAAGTTTTCTCAAAGTGATGTGAAGATTCCGACTGAATGGGGAACGAAGGAAGGGGTTACACCAATCTTCGGGAAGGATGGAAAATTGTATTACTTTACAGATTTCACCTCTCCAAAAGAAGGTGTTGATTCCGCGTTAGGTTACTCTTTAGTAGATGCACGTACAGGGAAGCTGTATTACTATAATGGAAAAGAAGTAAAAGGAATCATGGATGGTTCAGCTGCTACGGAAGTGGTGGATAATTCCTTTAAAAGGGAGAAATGGCATGGGACAATGCCTGTAATTTATAATGTATACGGTAAACCTTCTTGGATTGTACCTGTTATTGATGACGGAGGGTTAGTACGTGCTCATACTGTTATCTATGCTTCGAATGCCAAGGTATTTGCGACAGGTTCAACGCAAAAAGAAGCACTTGAGAAATATAAAAGTGTGTTAACAGGAAGTGGCGATTCATTCCGTCCAACTTCTAGTGGAAAAGAAGCACAAAAAGAAGGCATAGTCCAACGCGTCTACAAAGAAAAATCAGGTGAAAACACAATTGTATTTGTACTGCTAGAAAATGAGCAAAAAGTATTTATGATTTCAGCAAAAGACTTCCCATACGCTATGTTTACAGAAGTCGGAGATCCAATTCAAATCACATATTTAGACACAGGGGAAACGATGTCTTCTGTATCTAAGTTTGCAAATGGTAACTTGAAAAAGTAA
- a CDS encoding multidrug effflux MFS transporter codes for MMEVNEVNHDVYKPVKASRLWMILVLGTLTAIGPLSIDMYLPSLPKLTDDLQTNASLAQLTLTACLLGLSVGQLFVGSISDIYGRRKPLIIALIIYVASSLLCAVAPSIWSLVLLRFLQGASGSAGIVISRAMVRDMYSGSEMTKFFSLLMLVNGAAPILAPIIGGQLLQFTSWRGVFIVLGAISVFMLVSAIFVLRETLPLEERETGGLAGTLSTYGKLLKDRLFMGYALSQGLVSAAMFAYISGSPFVLQNIYGATPQAFSLFFAINGIGIIIASQITGRLAGKLSEKTLFITGIGIAAVGGLSLLLTIVLGIGLIGVLCSLFLVVSSVGVVSTTGFSLAMRNQKQAAGTASALLGLLQFISGALVAPLVGVGGSNTALPMGIVIALCEVGAVLCYIFMANRSEKRFALKEKQDIEI; via the coding sequence ATGATGGAAGTGAATGAAGTTAATCACGATGTATATAAACCTGTAAAAGCAAGCAGGTTATGGATGATTCTTGTATTAGGGACACTCACAGCAATTGGACCATTGTCCATTGATATGTATTTACCTTCGTTACCAAAACTAACGGATGATTTACAAACAAATGCTTCTCTCGCCCAGCTTACTTTAACAGCTTGTTTACTAGGGCTTTCGGTTGGACAGCTATTTGTTGGATCTATTAGTGATATTTATGGACGGCGTAAACCACTTATTATTGCTCTTATTATTTATGTTGCCTCTTCTTTACTTTGCGCAGTTGCACCATCTATTTGGAGTCTAGTTCTCTTACGCTTCTTACAAGGAGCTTCAGGTTCAGCTGGGATTGTTATATCTCGTGCGATGGTACGTGATATGTACTCAGGTTCTGAGATGACAAAGTTTTTCTCTCTGCTTATGTTAGTAAATGGAGCAGCACCGATTTTAGCACCAATTATTGGAGGACAATTATTGCAATTTACATCATGGCGAGGAGTCTTTATCGTTCTTGGAGCGATAAGTGTCTTTATGCTAGTATCCGCTATTTTTGTATTGCGTGAGACATTACCTCTTGAAGAGAGAGAAACAGGTGGCCTGGCAGGAACATTATCAACGTATGGAAAGTTATTAAAAGATCGTTTATTTATGGGATATGCTTTATCACAAGGTTTAGTATCAGCGGCGATGTTTGCTTATATTTCGGGATCACCGTTTGTGTTGCAAAATATATATGGAGCAACGCCACAAGCATTTAGTTTATTCTTTGCTATTAATGGTATTGGTATTATTATTGCCAGCCAAATTACCGGTCGTTTAGCAGGGAAGCTAAGTGAGAAAACACTATTTATAACTGGTATTGGAATTGCTGCTGTTGGTGGGCTTTCCTTACTTCTTACGATTGTATTAGGAATCGGACTAATTGGTGTTTTATGCTCATTATTTCTTGTCGTATCAAGTGTTGGGGTGGTATCGACAACAGGTTTTTCACTCGCGATGAGAAATCAAAAACAAGCTGCTGGAACAGCTTCGGCTTTACTTGGGTTGCTGCAGTTTATTTCTGGAGCACTTGTTGCACCTTTAGTAGGGGTTGGAGGTAGTAATACTGCACTTCCTATGGGGATTGTGATTGCTCTTTGTGAAGTGGGTGCAGTATTATGTTATATCTTTATGGCAAATCGTAGCGAAAAGCGATTTGCCCTTAAAGAAAAGCAGGATATAGAGATATAA
- a CDS encoding LPXTG cell wall anchor domain-containing protein has translation MLKKVSAVTLVSLLAFSPVAALAAPEEIVKEAQMQNQEKVTTKQNDIKNQTVNGEKVQQKQGNTDVKKEESKEGVKDVQQQEKTDPQKQQPAPEKKVEPVKEAEKEQKNESNVKSEPEKTEAANTSGQPANTPPAQESKENDKNLNQVATADFSGSVTGKAKWDAKNNHYVLDVTATVKNSSKQKVSNVYLGVSIPEGLDGEFKDFPVLNLEDGSKAIALPLPDMEPGKAVTKNVKIPVLGNVAGKQVSKDIELYLIDKDGYEPLGKIKGSANIDFSEMNKDLRFEGKVKATTCVPNLKENQFTLDFLLTTQNLTIDELKGFDVQIDVPQDIKLTIPDHYTQGEIPDYLKDGSLQGGTDKGRMNLDIKWNGNTATIPVKTMEGGEGSALYFQVVGETAKELKDLRVTFKAKHGDKTITIQVPIEKVEQKDCKKQDTGGNNRDDGKGNGGNKPDTQVPNPNQVNNQQTKVTPTSTPTKVITTPKVDNTKSLPKTGASSSDNLLTLLGVVMLAGGAFVYKRSRITHNK, from the coding sequence ATGCTGAAGAAAGTAAGCGCCGTAACTCTTGTATCTCTTTTGGCTTTTTCTCCTGTTGCGGCATTGGCGGCACCTGAGGAAATTGTAAAAGAAGCACAGATGCAAAATCAAGAAAAGGTAACTACAAAGCAAAATGACATCAAGAATCAGACAGTAAACGGAGAAAAAGTACAACAGAAACAAGGCAATACAGACGTAAAGAAAGAAGAATCTAAAGAAGGAGTGAAGGATGTACAACAACAAGAGAAGACAGACCCACAAAAACAACAGCCTGCTCCAGAGAAGAAAGTCGAACCAGTAAAAGAAGCTGAAAAAGAACAAAAGAACGAGTCGAATGTGAAGAGTGAGCCAGAAAAAACAGAAGCTGCAAATACATCAGGACAACCAGCAAATACACCTCCAGCCCAAGAATCAAAAGAAAATGATAAGAATTTAAATCAGGTAGCTACTGCTGATTTTAGTGGGAGTGTGACAGGAAAAGCGAAATGGGATGCAAAAAATAATCATTACGTACTAGATGTGACTGCGACTGTAAAAAATAGTTCAAAACAAAAAGTGAGTAATGTTTATCTTGGAGTTTCTATCCCAGAAGGGCTAGATGGTGAATTTAAAGATTTTCCTGTACTAAACCTTGAAGATGGTTCTAAGGCTATTGCATTGCCATTACCAGATATGGAACCGGGAAAAGCTGTTACAAAAAATGTGAAAATACCTGTGCTTGGAAATGTAGCAGGGAAACAAGTAAGTAAAGATATCGAGCTATATTTAATTGATAAGGATGGATATGAGCCTCTTGGTAAAATTAAAGGAAGCGCGAATATTGATTTTTCCGAAATGAATAAAGATTTACGTTTTGAAGGCAAGGTAAAAGCTACAACTTGTGTACCAAATTTAAAAGAAAACCAATTTACATTAGACTTTTTATTAACGACTCAAAACTTAACAATTGATGAGTTAAAGGGCTTTGATGTGCAAATTGATGTTCCACAAGATATTAAATTAACAATTCCAGATCATTATACGCAAGGAGAGATTCCGGATTATCTAAAAGATGGTTCTTTGCAAGGTGGAACTGATAAAGGAAGAATGAACTTAGATATTAAATGGAATGGAAATACAGCAACAATTCCAGTTAAAACAATGGAAGGTGGAGAAGGATCTGCATTATATTTCCAAGTTGTTGGGGAAACAGCGAAAGAATTAAAAGATTTAAGAGTTACATTTAAAGCAAAACATGGAGATAAAACAATTACAATACAAGTACCAATTGAGAAAGTAGAACAAAAGGACTGTAAGAAACAGGATACAGGTGGAAATAACAGGGATGATGGTAAAGGGAATGGTGGCAACAAGCCTGATACACAAGTGCCAAATCCAAATCAGGTAAATAATCAACAAACAAAGGTTACACCAACATCAACACCAACAAAAGTTATTACAACACCAAAGGTAGATAATACAAAATCTCTTCCTAAAACAGGTGCTTCAAGTAGCGATAATTTATTGACATTACTTGGCGTTGTAATGCTTGCTGGTGGTGCTTTTGTATATAAACGCAGTCGTATAACTCATAATAAATAA
- a CDS encoding DUF3951 domain-containing protein: MDPLLMAVIGLPLTIVILVPIGFYKLFIKKKNITSFYTPLDNITGQTISEFHEEQKVLVSEDEDGDGKKKK; encoded by the coding sequence ATGGATCCATTACTGATGGCTGTTATAGGGTTACCATTAACAATTGTAATTTTAGTTCCAATCGGTTTTTATAAATTATTTATAAAAAAGAAAAATATAACTTCCTTCTACACCCCATTGGATAACATTACCGGCCAAACCATTTCAGAATTTCATGAAGAACAAAAAGTCTTAGTATCTGAAGATGAAGATGGGGACGGAAAAAAGAAAAAATAA
- a CDS encoding YusW family protein, with amino-acid sequence MRILLSVLLALMLVPALTGCQAPAKEDTTSDKKTTENAKNEAPADLKLNFNEFSLDADYQDTKKDYEADYKNKAADKKMEAKIEDHKTDAKLTGDEAITKLSPLLQKLKFDKDTPDQEVIDQVVDVFQLDKDYQKFDLEVVFSDGTKKEYKREIK; translated from the coding sequence ATGAGAATTCTACTTTCTGTTTTATTAGCACTTATGCTAGTACCTGCGTTAACAGGTTGTCAAGCACCTGCAAAAGAAGATACAACCTCTGATAAAAAGACTACAGAAAATGCAAAAAATGAAGCACCTGCAGATTTAAAACTAAATTTTAACGAATTCAGTTTAGATGCGGATTATCAAGATACGAAAAAAGATTATGAAGCTGACTATAAAAATAAAGCTGCTGATAAAAAGATGGAAGCAAAAATTGAAGACCATAAAACTGATGCAAAACTAACAGGTGATGAAGCAATTACAAAACTAAGTCCACTTTTACAAAAGTTAAAATTTGATAAAGATACACCTGATCAAGAAGTAATCGATCAAGTTGTAGACGTATTCCAACTGGACAAAGACTATCAAAAATTTGATTTAGAAGTTGTTTTTTCAGATGGAACGAAGAAAGAATATAAGAGAGAAATTAAATAA
- a CDS encoding peptide ABC transporter substrate-binding protein — MKKKFVPAVASVLGASILLTGCGSYKDDASKAKAKDKAPDKQVLNLSSPTEIRTMDTARATDTDSGQVMRNVFEGLYNLGEGNKPVPGVAKSHDLSADKTKYTFHLRDSKWSNGTPVTAKDFVFAWQRAVDPATASEYAFLFFDIKNAKKVNSKELPADQLGVKAIDDHTFEVELERPVPYFISLTAFPTFLPINEEFFKSQGDKYALEDNTIIYNGAFTLSDWKHEQSFTFKKNSNYWDKNTVKLEEINFNIVKDHSTSVILYESKQIDRLTLTSDLVDKYRKDSNFKERPDVGVQFVRMNQKNKTLQNINVRQAIDKSIDKKAFVNVLLNDGSLPSYSLVPKNFAKGPNGKDFREENGDLTKENTKEAQQFWKQAKQELGSDKISIELLTSDGDLPRKTGEYLKEQLEKNLKGLTVNIKPQPRKQQVTLLLQGNYEIAIDGWSPDFADPITFLELFTTDNPYNLDHYSNKEFDDLIQKVKTDLAGDEKARWESLKQAEKILFKDAVISPLYQNGTTYLERSYVKGVIEVDFAGPLNFKWAKIEN; from the coding sequence ATGAAAAAGAAATTTGTACCTGCTGTCGCATCTGTTTTAGGAGCAAGTATTTTATTAACAGGATGCGGTAGCTATAAAGACGATGCAAGCAAAGCAAAAGCAAAAGACAAGGCACCTGATAAACAAGTATTAAACCTATCGTCTCCTACGGAAATCCGTACAATGGACACTGCTCGAGCTACAGATACAGATTCTGGTCAAGTAATGAGAAACGTATTTGAAGGTCTTTATAATCTTGGAGAAGGAAATAAACCAGTACCTGGTGTTGCAAAATCCCATGATTTGAGTGCAGATAAAACAAAATATACATTCCACTTACGAGATTCAAAATGGTCAAATGGTACACCTGTAACAGCAAAAGACTTTGTCTTTGCATGGCAACGTGCCGTTGACCCGGCAACAGCTTCTGAATATGCATTTTTATTCTTTGATATTAAAAATGCGAAAAAGGTTAATAGTAAAGAGCTTCCAGCTGATCAGCTTGGTGTAAAAGCAATCGATGACCACACTTTTGAAGTTGAATTAGAACGCCCTGTTCCCTACTTTATTAGTTTAACGGCGTTTCCAACATTTTTACCAATTAATGAAGAGTTCTTCAAATCACAAGGTGATAAATATGCACTAGAAGATAATACGATTATTTATAATGGAGCCTTTACATTAAGCGATTGGAAGCATGAACAAAGCTTTACATTTAAGAAGAATTCCAACTATTGGGATAAAAATACTGTGAAACTAGAAGAAATTAATTTTAATATCGTTAAAGATCATTCAACATCCGTTATTTTATATGAATCCAAACAAATTGATCGTCTTACTTTAACATCTGACCTTGTCGATAAATACCGCAAAGATAGCAACTTTAAAGAACGTCCGGATGTTGGAGTACAATTCGTACGTATGAACCAGAAAAATAAAACGTTACAAAATATAAATGTGCGTCAAGCAATCGATAAATCGATAGATAAAAAAGCATTTGTAAATGTGCTTTTAAATGATGGCTCTCTTCCTTCCTATTCTCTAGTACCAAAAAATTTCGCAAAAGGGCCGAATGGAAAAGACTTCCGTGAAGAGAATGGGGATTTAACGAAAGAAAATACAAAAGAAGCACAACAATTTTGGAAACAGGCAAAACAAGAATTAGGATCTGATAAAATTTCAATCGAATTATTAACAAGCGATGGCGATCTTCCTAGAAAAACAGGTGAATATTTAAAAGAACAACTAGAGAAAAATTTAAAAGGATTAACAGTAAATATTAAGCCTCAGCCACGCAAACAACAAGTCACATTATTATTACAAGGAAATTATGAGATTGCTATCGATGGTTGGAGCCCTGATTTTGCTGATCCAATTACATTCTTAGAGTTATTTACAACTGATAATCCATATAACTTAGATCACTATTCCAACAAAGAATTTGATGACTTAATCCAAAAAGTAAAAACGGACTTAGCTGGTGATGAAAAGGCACGTTGGGAATCCTTGAAACAAGCAGAAAAAATCTTATTTAAAGATGCCGTGATCTCTCCTCTTTACCAAAATGGAACAACATACTTAGAACGCTCCTATGTAAAAGGAGTGATTGAAGTTGATTTTGCGGGACCACTTAACTTCAAGTGGGCAAAGATTGAGAATTAA
- the proC gene encoding pyrroline-5-carboxylate reductase: protein MLKKHRILFIGAGRMAEAIFAGLLKTSDEHIEKIIVSNRSNIEKFKQLEKQYNISITSDWTQHIKTVDTIVLAMPPAAHEQLLAELSPLLTNQFVVTVAAGIGPSYLEEKLPQGTPVAWIMPNTAATIGKSISLYTTGHAVNDEQQEALQLLLKGIGTAQLCTEEEIHQLTAVTGSAPAFLYHFAEGLIDATKSYGIDEATAKHLVIQMIAGSAAMLEQEQDPTTLREQVTTPGGSTAEGLKVLYENNFSKIISQAIEATNKKARGK from the coding sequence ATGCTAAAGAAACATAGAATTTTATTTATTGGTGCTGGCCGTATGGCAGAAGCAATCTTTGCCGGACTCCTCAAAACAAGTGACGAACACATTGAAAAAATTATCGTATCCAATCGAAGTAACATAGAAAAGTTTAAACAATTAGAGAAACAATATAATATCTCCATTACGAGTGATTGGACTCAACATATCAAAACTGTCGATACCATTGTTTTAGCGATGCCACCAGCTGCACATGAACAATTATTAGCAGAGTTATCCCCTCTTCTAACCAATCAATTTGTTGTAACGGTTGCTGCCGGGATCGGTCCATCCTATTTAGAAGAAAAGCTTCCTCAAGGTACACCTGTTGCCTGGATTATGCCAAATACAGCTGCAACAATTGGGAAGTCTATTTCCTTATATACAACGGGACATGCAGTTAATGATGAGCAACAAGAAGCTCTACAACTTCTTTTAAAAGGAATTGGCACAGCACAGCTATGCACAGAAGAAGAAATTCATCAACTTACCGCTGTGACTGGAAGTGCACCTGCCTTCCTTTATCATTTTGCTGAAGGTTTAATTGACGCAACAAAAAGCTATGGAATCGATGAAGCGACAGCAAAACACCTTGTCATTCAAATGATTGCTGGTTCTGCCGCTATGCTAGAACAAGAACAAGACCCAACCACGCTTCGTGAACAAGTAACAACGCCAGGTGGCTCAACTGCAGAAGGTTTAAAAGTACTATACGAGAATAATTTTTCAAAAATTATTTCTCAAGCAATTGAAGCAACCAATAAAAAAGCTAGGGGGAAATAA